Below is a genomic region from Nilaparvata lugens isolate BPH chromosome 8, ASM1435652v1, whole genome shotgun sequence.
attctctctttctctttcacttcACAGCACAACACTATCACTGTTTTCTCGTTCCTTCTGTTCACACATTATTCTTCTAACCTTTTTATCCCCATTCacatatttttctattcaagTTATATCTCTTATCTCATACCTTCTCTTGCAATTTCGATCTAATAACTCTCTCTCCCGTCTCTATTCCAATTATTCCCTTCTTTCTTCCTGTTTTCCCTCAATTCTATCTAACCTGTTCCCCGTTCTCTACTTCATTTTAGTTATATTCATCTCTTACATTTCCTCTCAAAGAACTTCTCAAACTTTTCGTCTTCTTTTTCACCGATTTTTGTTCTTCTCGAAAAATTAGCTATTCTTGGTTTTAGTCATCAATCTATAGTTTGGTTTAATTCATATCTTACAAATAGGAAACAATGTGTCTCTCTTGGAGAGAACAGGTCGAATTGGTTAAATGTTTCACATGGTGTTCCTCAAGGTTCAATTTCAGGCCCTCTTCTTTTCACGCTGTATGCAAATGACCTTCCCTCTTCAATAAAATTTTCCAGCTTCCATACATATGCAGATGACCTTCAAATTTATGCAAGTTGACCTATCACCAAACTAAATGAAACCGTGCAGAAAATGAATCAAGACATAAGTTCAATAGTGGAATAGACAAGATGAAACGGCCTCAGACTCAACCCAACCAAAACACAACCCATAATTATTGATTACTCACTTTTAGTAAACAATATCGACTTCAACTCGATACATAAAATAACTGTTGATGGTAATGTGATCCCCTACTGCAACTCAGTGAAAAACCTAGGcatcattatgaataaaaacattgactggtcagaacaagtcaATAAAACCTGTAGAAAGGTTTTCTCAGCAATGCATTCactcaaaaaattacaagatgtcCTTCCTAGAAGTATACGATTATTACTGGTCCAATATCTGATTTTCCCACATTTCACGTACTGCAACTCTGTCCTCAATGACATGCAAGTTACActcaatgataaaattattgtctacgttttgtTTACTCTCTTGAACGCCATGAACATATCACCCCAGCACACATTGCTAGTTCTACCCTGAAGCTCCCCGATCAGAGACGTTTCAGAATAATCAAACTTGTTAGAGATACTTTAAAATATGGCAAtcctaattatttcaaaaatgattttaaatttgtttccgatggtaggaggatagatgcttcccATACTAGAACTGGTGCTAATACTCTTAGGATACCTAATCACCGAACTACTATCAATTCTAAATCGTTCCTTGTCAGTGCTTGTcgtgaatggaataaacttcCCAACTCTAGATGCATTGAGAGCCGAGCGGGCTTTATCTTATCTTTGAAAAACCATCTTATAGAGAAAATGACTGAGTctgtccaaccctagagcactgcatgacaaatattctaatctcccttcctttccattcttcattccattcattcatccatcttacataatatatattcatcatctcatctcaacattttctgttctttagtaTTGTATATCGTCATTATTACTCAATTAATTCCTAAACTCCTCATTAAATCCCACCTCATaacatttgtttcatttatctatttcgaatcattaatgcaatattgtactccctattactcattctaatatcattcatcccataattctagATTCAAATAACATATTCACATGTTATaatattcccaacagctctattccattacaacccggtcgtgtgttgatggagaggatattattttatatccttcttagagaatcgacaattatttgatgaaacaccgccgatttatgaagttacattacaattttataattattgttattctaattgcatttaatctttattctcattgattaatttttatactttgtataattctttgaataattagcattacccacattcaatgtaaattagtgtataagccagtaaatattgtaacatacataaataaagaaatctaatctaatctctctctcccCTCTCTATATCTACATCTTTTCctctagtaattattatttagcgttgtactggagggttgagtgtaagagagggccggctgcgccctaactccgccctcctaggtaaaaataaaggcagctattctattctattttatccaCCTTCTCTCCCTGTTTTCCTCCCTTTCTCTCGCCAGTTTTTCTTCTTGCCAGGGCCAGGATTTTTCTTATCTCGTTGTTCTAGCCAAGGTGGCGTATTTCTCAGTAGTGCTAGCTGCTAGCTGGATGATCAATCACTTGTTGGTGGTGATAACCAACACTCATCCCGTCCAGCTCATAAAATGTAGGCGCTGTAgtcagtgagattcactttaaactgtcagcattctctatttaataaaatcaatgctTCTCATCCGACTAATGATTGCAGTTTGCAGTGAATCTCACTACTATAGCATAGCACCACCTTGCAGTTTGAATTATGGAGCGTCCGCCCCTCTCATATTTCTCACTggcacactctctctctcttcatttcTCTCACCCCTGAGACTCTCCTACTCCCTTAATCCCTCGCGATATATCGCGTCTTGGGGTTTGAGAGTTGATTAAGGTCTTCACACGTCATCACTTTTCTcactgtctcactctctctctctctctctctctctctcctctctctctctctctctctctttctctttctctctctctttctctctcgctATCTCATCTACTGTTCAAGGCCGCTCTCAACAGATTATTAATCTTTCAATATTCTCTCTGGGGAATTAAAACTCATTGTTGAGGTTGGGAAGTTGGCTAACAATGAAGTTGTTGTCATTCATCTCATTCATCCATTACTTCATTCGTGATCAGAATATAGTTGGAGATTCAcgtcaaactgtcagaattgattgaatgggaagcgttggtatcattcataaggaatgcttaTAGTTGAAGGTAAATCTCACTGTAGGAGCTAACTCTAGGCTATTTCTTGAGAATTCTGTTTCCCTCTGGAAAAAATTGTTCGACTTCTATTCAGATTTGAAGGAATATGCAGAAACACTAATTTACTTGTATCATAAGtacagtagcctactgtatcaagcttaaaatttgaaattttatctttACTAACACAAGCTTAATAATAGGGCTTGGTTTGGTTATCGATTTTTACTTATTTGTTGCTTTTAAAAACCTTCCAGTGGTAACTTACTTATTAGTGATGAGTTGAACCACTTGATTCATCCTCCATTGAGCTTTATCCTTGGCTAGTGTTTAGTGAAAATGATAAGTAgattcataaaattgaagacTGACGAATTTACTACCGTACAATAATTCTGGTGAatcttaataattttgtatatcaaagaatcaaaatcatcaactttctctctcatttcaGAAAGGGAATACTGCACTATTCTGCTGCATAGTTGAAGAATTGGAAGTACACAATCAGATGAATATCTCACCACTTCTACGTCGAACAGAGAACATGGCTGGGCTCTCAACTCTGAAAAAGAGAGTCCCACGTTACTTCCACAAGGAAAGACCATTCTATGATCAATAAaaacattcatcaattttatgaatgaatgaataaatatttttgactgTATAAGCTGTAGGGCCTATATTTGAGTTGTATATTTAACTCTGCTATAAGTTTCGAATGTGTGTTCATGGAACAGCGTTAGAAAACCACTGAAAAACCTACTGGAGAAAAGCACTGAATACTTGAAAGCATCAGAGGCTTTTCTCCTCGTTCTCTTCCTATGAAAAGCAACAGGCAGCTATTGGaagatccacttcaaactgtcagcactgTTTGAATTGGAAGTATTGATGTAATCCATAggcaatgctgacagtttgaagagaatctcactataaataAATCCGCTCTCAAATGACTACTCGAATGCtgaaagtaaataaataattgaaaagaatgTAACGACTTGGACTGACTCTCTGTGTAGCAAGTCACACTGTACTTCCATCTTCCATAATAATGGTGTATCGTAGGCTAATGAAGGCTTGAATGACCTTGTTCTGTTAGTAGAAGAATAGAGTAaacattattatactatttaataTACGGAACTATTCCATAATAGAGGATTATGAGAATAATACCAGAATGATCATTTACTTTTTCATTGATTGAACAGATTGAATAGAAGAACAGTTAATCACTGTATTggaattaatagaaatagaaagtaaTGTAATTGttgatatttcaaaattatactcCAATTTTACTAGTAAACTCATCTTCCAGTTCAatgttatttaattttgatataAGAACAATAAATCGATGTTGAATTGAAGATAGTGTTCTTATCTATTGAATGCATTAGGTCTACAGTACTTTTTACTACCAAAATCTACATTcttatgaaaagaaaaagattatGTATGATAATCCACTACCTACTGCCATCTACCGACAGAGAGTTCCAAGCACCGGTTTCCATTcttgaccaatcaggagagagtagGCGGCGGCGTCGTCTAATTCCGGAACTTGTCCCTGTTTTGTCGGGAGATTCTACGCTTatgcttttttattaattgcGTAGAGCCTACTTAgctgatataaaataatatacggTCATGTTAATTAATCTGCCCTATAAGTTATTACGAGATTTGTCTGTTTTTATTCTATAATTCTCCTAATATCTTCCCACTTTTTTCATCTTGATGGATGcattatattttcattgaaattcacCCATTAATCTCCTCTACCTGAACATTGTActaccatagataaacaatagcgtaagtttgctaactcatgctattgtttctccatgtTACTACTCACTACATCATTTGAGACGACGGTAAGCCACTGTATATCAAGATATGTATTCAAGTActttgtattattttaaaaaaatgatagagAAACATCTCTTGTTTTATGTctgtttttctctccctattgacttcatcaaattgaataaaaatgtatgaTTGATTGACAAAATGTTTTGCCCGTTTGGTTAGTGTTGTATATTTGGacgaaaaaatattgattgtaatagagaatagaaaGTATAGATGAGTTTAGTCACTAGAAAAGGTCGACTGGTATTATGTACGTCGCTGTAATAAATGTCAAGCTATTTCTCGTAACTGATCCATCTACACCTCCTATTCCCTATTGTCTAATTTACCTATTAACTTTGTCTAGAAAATGTCTTACGTTCAAACACAACAATAAGTACTAATGCAAGTTTTGCACTTGGTCTTAtcacaaaatgattttattagGGTTCTAGAGTCTAGAGCAACCCGAAATAATACTCCACAAACTTAAAAGAACAGCAGAGTTATTAGAAAGTCATGCATAACCGACATTTTTGGCAGCCGGTCTGTTACACGTTCAGTTAAACAGATCTTTTTCAAGCACACTATTCTCTATGTGCTGCACTAATTTTAGAAGACAATTCGAGAAATGCGTCTCGTCTGCTAACTGCCGCTATTGACGAGTTGAAATCAATTAACTTTCTCATCGCGTTGAAAATCTGTAGTATAATCTTTAGTTGAATGTCATCAATGGAAGTGAAGTTGTTATACCAAAGAGATGAATAGAAAATGTTATTGGGACAATAAATCATGTAAGCCTGTTTTAGACAGTTCAATTTTATAGCTTGTGTCCTAGTGTGCCCAGTAGTTGAAGTGTCAATGAAACTGATCACTTAATTGATAATATATCGGTGATAATGAAGGATAGgtgatttttttttacttttgagATGGATAGAACATTTTGGAACAATTAATTTTAGTTCAATTTCATAGCTTGTTTTGTATAAATTTTGTAtaaagattctcaatttaccgaagatgattataggtctattttaaattcttcaagatttcagtaggtgaggttttcagttttttaattggacccttgcggagcacgggctcCTGCCTGTAAATACTAAAGATATCGAGTGAAAGAATGGTTCGAAACAACTCTCGAACTAAAACTTTCAGGGTTAAGATGAAGCTACAGAAAATTACTTTCAATCTAATTCATTTACAACAGCATAATCATACAACCAGcaactaaattttttattgaattgccTTGTAAAATATTTTGCCAGTATGCTGTCAGGTTCTGGGTATGTTGGAGGTCTAAGGTGGCACTTTCCCAATTCATTAGTAttcataatttactattcaattttaAGGTCCTAAATTTTCGATAAAAATTCTGAtaaaatcagttattttgacacaatcattttattttatcaaaccAAGCTCTCTATGATACACCCAAAATTTACCATCAATTtaagatattttcaataataataattcgaaaacagtaataattttgacacaatcTCCCACATAACTAAATAGAATTTTGGTGATTGGCAAGTGGTCAATGGCCATTCCCATTCTCTTTGAATCCCGGCTTCTTGGGTCGTTCCTTCTCTTCGAAGATGATTTCGGGAGCCACAGCCATGTAGCAGAATATGCCGCGTTCTGGGATCTTCTTGATGGAGAGGTATGCGCGACCGTCCGGTGACTGCTGAGCCAGGAAAGGGGCGATTGGGCCCACGGATGGCAGGTCGGGCACGCTCTTGCTTATCACTACACCCTGCAATTAGCAAATTCGTCGTTTTCAAACCAATTCTTGTCAAACAAactataattcaatttaaactatgataataaatattggaatagatatggaattttttcatttcaaggtgAAATAAAAGATATGCTGTctgttccacataatttatatGAGCCAAAATAAAGTTTCAGTGAACTTaaggcatcatcatcagtggttTTTTGTAACATGTTACATCATGTTATAGAAAGATACAATGTGTAAAGAGTTTCAAAATTTCcgtaattgatttttttgtacAAATTGATTCAGGTCTTTGAATTTCTTTTTAAAGTctatcaaaaaaccactgatgaTGGCTTAAGtgtatcaaataaattatttgaaactgagatctcttttatttcacaataattataattcaatgaaCCAATTCAAGTTTTCACAGTATCAATGGTTGGAATTTAAAATCTTTGTCACGAATATTAAAATTGTTTCTTGCTTTTTTCTACATTCTTAAATAAGGATTCCTTTCAAGGATTCCTTGGTTGGAATTGAAAGTTTGTCATGGAAGGAATGAattatttcttgcttattaCTACTATACTACATCATGTAATACGGTAGAAATACATTGTTTAGAGAGTTGTCAAATCTCCTcgattggaattgaaaatgtggtgattgaaaattgtgaaaaagtgGTTTCTTGCTTATTACTACCGGTTTATCATGTTATAGAAAGATGCAATGTTTGAAGAGGTTAAAAATTTCcgtgattgatttttttctacaaaGGATTATTGATTCAGGTCTTTGAATTtctttttaaagaataaaaaaaattcttgtcggcgaaaaaaaatagttttagttttttgaaatttcttcaattAGAGTCCAAAGTCTTCAGACTACAATAGGAGAAAAGTTTTTCAAGTCTTTGGTCTTTTGGAAGTTTGCTTgtcaaaaaaatttttttattaaaataataatggagACTATCATATCAAAAGGATAGAAGGTTTAATATGCCCATGGTATACATAATGTAAAACacaataattgtaatacttaagcccggttgcacaaaagccggttaaattttaatcgtgattcaTCCCGATTAGACCTTTTTGATacgacggcttctctgattggttctcgtggaatttatcacgattaaaatttaacaggcttttgtgcaaccggcacttacacttaatgatatattatgtattcaaCTTCTAATCAACATTAAAAACGTAGCccctataaaaatatataaagatacTTACACCAAAACTCCTCTTCGTACTGTTTCCAAATATAGTCTAAATAGTTATTTTAAACATACTACATTCCTCAAGGAATTTCtcctaataatattataaaattcttagGATAGTATTTTGAAAGGAGATGAGAAAATACTGCTTGTTTGATTCTTCATTCTGCGTAGGCTACTCTATTGAGTTTAGTTTAGTTACTATTTGATTACATTGTTAATAgattaatttgtaatttgatgaatttattggTTATTCCATATTTCAAACTTACAAGACTCTCAGCCAAAGGTCTCATTTCTCCTGGTGGGGGAGACTTCAGGAAAATTCCGTGGAGAAATCCGAATCTAACCATAATGCGCAGATACTGAATATACTCATTGCGCATCTTGGCCGATTCTAGATTATCATCGGGAAGCGAGACTAGCTTCCTCACCCATTCACAGCATCTCACTCGGTCTGTAACAGAAATTCGTAGTTTCtgtttaaattcataattaaaaataattcatctataactaattaaatataaatcagaagttattattattaaacgaaaatccaaagtttaaTGCTGTAAACCACCTCGAAGACaactctgttgtcaatatttgcagtaggtAGCCGAAATGTTGTCTTTAGGATGTTATACAGCATTAAACTTTAGATTcttgttcaatattattgattcatttgaatttgaacaaatgcaatttcttaTCTATTCCTATCTGTAGAAACTTCttattgaatttatgaaataaaatagaactAGAGCTTTGAACTAATTGGATAGCAATATCATGCTTgaataatagtttatttttcccCTAACTCCacctaataaaatatttttactgtATCACTGTACATGAATAAAAATCACCTTCAACCCTAAAACAGTAGAATTGGGtggattttttaaatatttattgaataatctaTATTATTCTGTTTTAAATTAAATGTTATTAAGGATCTGATCGTTTTATTGAACGTTTGGTGCCTGTTGAATtaagtttttatttgaatttgtattgcTTAATTCTTGAAAAAGTTACGTTGATTCCAATTTTGcagttattttattgaaaatttgaaagtgttgaggccgtttgcacagtcaaagcttaaactgaatttaatcagctgcggtagcttaaactcaaaatgagcCAAATTAGGCTATAACGAGCGAGACTTAATATGGATTCAATtcagttttcaatgaaatttagtttaaactgtactgtcactgtgcaaaccgCACTTAGCAATTCAAATacactttattataattttcttatacTTATGTATATTAtgctttattataattaaaataattaattgctcaaattttattcaagagTCCAACCAGACCTTTGAAAAGAgcttactttattttttcaatccatTGACTTGTgactttatttattttctcccttccagaaataattatttgattccaGTTCAGACCAGTTTTtagttatttatataattataagagAAGTCATTCTTATGATTATTGATCAAATGAGTATTATGTTATTGATTATAAgtaattgtatttttgaaaaagaaaaattagaaaatataaaactgcaaaatttattgaattttaatgcCATAccttgaattgataaaataataagaaaactttATTTGTTTAAAGTTGTAAAGGTGAAGGCCAGGGATGTTAAAGCAGCAAAACTATTGGAATTGcaaatctttttcaatttctcCAATATTTAATTATCAGATTGCACAATGCAATTATACCTGGGATTTAGTCCGTAGctattaaaaatgttatttctcTTCAACTTAAAAAATCAGTATTTGATACGATGAAACATTAAGtcatataatattttgtaatttggaACAAATTTAAGGAATTGACTCAggcaaaataacaattttggcATCTTAATTACtaataaattcatatattttaatatgtcatatttttttcatcaattttttttcaaaaactctccTTAATTAATACAACTGAAAAACGTGTACCATGGATTGATAGGTGTTTTGAATGTTGCCTAGTGTTCTATCAAGAGTACATTAATTCAAACTTCAATTTTACCTGCAGCTGTTTCCAATTGTAAAGCATCTTCAGCAATGTCAAAAATTGCATCCATAAATTCCTTGTTTTCGGCCGCTGTCATGATGGCAGAAAAGGTTCACagaaaaaattttaaaactttctTCCAAAAGGATAAGTTCTGTTCTTGGTCGTCAACAAAACTTTTTTACAATTTGTTTAGTAAAAGTCAGGTTAACATGACTTATCATGTGTTGGCTGGTGCAAAGtctattttgtttgttatattttcaaaacatcttgtttatttttttatattcacataattttttgaatagcgTCAGAATTAATCCGATAGATGAGTAGGTGTagagaatatttgaaatatattgaatttttaCTTAAAAATGGCGGATGGAAATCTGTTATTGTAGAATTTGTCTTTCAAAATGttgtttgaaaaaattcaaaaacatcTTGTTAGTTCCACATCAAGACAAGTAAAGCTCGACTCAGCTTTTAGGCAGCTGATTCTATTTGCTCAAAATCTTCATTCTAGTAATAATATTCAAGGATGATTTCCATTCTCTTCaacttaaaattttaaaaatctatCCTCAATTCAATCAATCGTTGACTAGCCTAATCCTAGATAGattttgacaataataatagtacAATGATAAACACTAAACTTAGAACACAAAGTTCATCGAAATGGCactaaaaaatgtgattatcaaaACAACTTAAAGAAAGGTGAATTACTCCTTACTGTACGTAGGAGTATCTGGGTCTTTTCCTAGCTCATGCAAAACTTGTTTGATAAAAATCACACACCAGCCTCCTCAAGAAATTAAGGTTGCCCTGCAGATGGCCTTATTGAGATCCACATCCTGTTCAATTGAGATGGTGTCATCCGCAAATAAGAGAGTCATCCCATCTATCTCAAGATCATCAATAAAGatgatagtccagtcaaatggtcgttttttcaggaaacagccccggaagaatttttctcgacggttctataagTATTTTGGAAGGCTGAATTCGAATCATGGGTGTGAagagaggagaaaattctctacaaccttgactactttttggacttTTATCTGAAAAttttcacaagatacgcaacttgatatgcgagaaatttgtgatattttcacATTCTCGCTTATGCAAAGCTGcttatcttgtgaaacacttcagataaaatatccaaaagtagtcaaggttgtagataattttctcctcttttcactcccatgtaTTACTTaagatttcaataccgttcaaaagttatagccaattgaaaaacaatgtttttttattttctcatttttcttgcgatttcaatgttatttaggAGTCTCTAAAAATGAGTAACATGATACAAAtttgcgattggtctcaaatgaaggagaatttcattatttataagctgagttgccatTAAATTTATAGTTTACTATCGAAAAAACTGTCAAGGCTGTGGAATGAGAAAAAtgtcgcaaatttcttgattttttgaaacaaacgtatcttagttcatgattatattttcaaatactaataatataatattttatatttaaaatcaattaGCTCACATGAAAGAGaagattctgttcttcaaatcagTACCTAGTACCATTTTTATCATCTCAGGTTACCGAGataaacagttttgaatatagaaattagtaatttttctgtgtattgaaATACACTAAAAGaggaattttcttttttatcaactttcagttacgatacatgattttgaccccccttgacgagctgagaagaatgagctgtaaaacgaggagatgtgatcattcagtcagaatttataaatgtttgaagttttgttttgatccttgaggtatcCTTATGCTCATAGCTCATAACTATGAAAACCTGCACCTAACGTGTCTCAAACTGAGAAGTTGAACCTGCGGTTACGTGATGACTCTGATTTTGTAACTGATGTTATTTGTGTCAAGCCTAATAAGACTTCTAGTATTGTTTCTGAGAAAAAATCGTGCAGTCTTAGGGATAGTATTGGAAGGAAGAAatctaatattacatcaatccGAAATCAGGAAAAGAGTATGATGCAGTGCTATGCACAGGTGATGTAAATGGGCTTAAAACTACAATGCATGATAGATTTTCTAATGATTCTAGTCATTCAAGTGAGAGTAATCATATTTTTCTTTCCCGTATTTCTTTAAGTGAAACTGTTGATACTGTGAAATCGTTCCTAGCTGATAAGAAAATTGAAGTGTCTCAGTGTATTGAACTTAACACTAAATTCAATTCATATAAATCGTTTAAAATTGAGGTG
It encodes:
- the LOC111047989 gene encoding uncharacterized protein LOC111047989; its protein translation is MTAAENKEFMDAIFDIAEDALQLETAADRVRCCEWVRKLVSLPDDNLESAKMRNEYIQYLRIMVRFGFLHGIFLKSPPPGEMRPLAESLGVVISKSVPDLPSVGPIAPFLAQQSPDGRAYLSIKKIPERGIFCYMAVAPEIIFEEKERPKKPGFKENGNGH